The Geobacter metallireducens GS-15 region TCCTCATGGCCGACGTGGCCCTGCGCCAGGAGACCGGCTACCGCTCCACCGCCATCCTCCCCCCCTTCGAACGGCTCATGGTGGACGAAGGGCACCACCTGGAGGACGTGGCCACCGGGCACCTCTCCTCTCAGGTCTCCCGCCAAGGGATCCTGAAGCTCCTGGGGCGCCTCCAGAATCCGCGCAAAGCCCAGCGGGGGCTCCTGCCCCAGCTCTCGGCCCAGCTCTCCCGGGAGGTGCCGGTGGAGCTGGACGACCTCTACCGGGACCTGGCCGAGCGGCTGGAGGAAAAGCTCATCTCCCGCACCCAGGAGCTGGCAGCCGGGGCGGTGCGGGCCATGGACGCCATCGGCCTCGCCCTCCTCTCCCACCTGAAGGGGAAGGGACCGGAGAACGGGGAAAAGAAGCTCCGGGTCACCCCGTCCCTCTTCGGCTCAAAGCTCTGGCAGGAGACCGACGACGAGGCCCGGGAGCTGGCCGCGGACCTGAACACGTTCGTGCGGGAGCTGAAGGAATTCCTCACCGGGTGCGGACGGCTCCCGGAAGCGGTCCAGGAGAAGCTCTCGGGGCTCCTCGTGGACCTTCGGGGGGTGACGGGGCGCCTCGAAGCCTTGGCCGCGGACCTCCTCTTCTTCATCGGCCGGGACGGCGAAGTCTGCCGCTGGTTCGAGGTGAAAAAAGGGGCCAAGGGGATAGCGGTGAGGCTCTGCGCCTCCCCCCTGGAGGTGGCCGCCTCCCTCAAGCGAACTGTCTTCGACGCCTTCCGGACCGTGGTGGTCACCTCGGCCACCCTGGCGGTGGGGGAAACATTCGACTACCTGGAAGGTCGGACCGGAATCGCCCTTCTGGACCGGGGACGAGTGACGGAGCTCCTCCTCGCATCCCCCTTCGACTACGAGCGCCAGGCCTTCGTCGGTATCCCCGCCGACCTTCCCGAGCCCACGTCAAGGGGGTTCCAGGAGGCCCTGGAGGTGGCCCTCCACCGGGGGCTCGCCATCTCCAACGGCCACGCCTTCGTCCTTTTCACCTCCTACGACCTCCTCTCCCGCATCCACGGCAGGATGGCAGAGGCGCTGCGGCGCCGGGGGCTCACTCCCATGCGCCAGGGGGAGATCAACCGGCACCACCTCCTGGCCCGGTTCCGGAAGGAGCCCAACGCGGTCCTTTTCGGCACCGACTCCTTCTGGGAAGGGGTCGACGTGCAGGGGAAGGCACTGGAGCTGGTGGTCATCACGCGACTCCCCTTCCGGGTACCGACGGAGCCGATTCTGGAGGCACGGGCCGACCACATCGCCCTCCGGGGAGGGGACCCCTTCATGGAGTACACGGTCCCCCAGGCGGTCATCAAGTTCAAGCAGGGATTTGGGAGGCTGATCCGGAGCAGGGAGGACCGGGGAGCGGTCCTGATCCTCGACAGCCGGGTGCTTTCGAAAAACTACGGGCGGTTTTTCCTCCGGTCGCTGCCGCCGGTACGGCTTGCGGACGGCGGCAGCGGGGAGGTCTTCGGGGAGATGGAGCGGTTTTTCAGCTCTTCGCCTTCATGAGCTTCTTCGCGGCGTAGTTAAAGCACTGGAAGTAGGTGAGGTAGGAGAGGAGGAACACGGCCAGGATCATGAACTGGATCTGGGGCGCACTGGGGGCCCTGAGGGTAAAGGTGAAGAAGAAGATGATCAGGGCGCCCTTCAGGATGTCGCTGAAGACCCGCTTGCGCCGCAACGCCTGCTGCTCGTCGGCGGTGAGCCCCGCGGCTGCCGATGATACCTCCCGCCGGGCATCGCCGAGGGCGAACTTGTAAACGGGGTAGAAGAGAATCAGCTGGATCACCACCACCCGGATGATGCTGTTCATGAAGACCTGGGAAGGAACCTTCCCCAGGAGCACGAAGGACATGCCGGCAAGGAGGATCAGGAGAAAAACCTGGACGAATCCGTGGATAACCGTAAGCTTGCGCAACCGGGTAAAATCAAACGTTTGTGCCATGGGAACTCCCCGCCGTAAGATGGATAACGCGTCAAACCGTTGCCACGCACTGTAGCAAATAAAATATCGTTTTACAATAGTGCAGTGCGTTTTGCATTTGTACTCAAGAAAAAAGGCCCCCTCCCCGGGAGCCTTTTTTCGTTCACCGTTACCTCGCGCGCTAAAAAACCTACATGACCTCTGCCACTCCGGCTGAAACATAGGAGCGATACTGCTCGAAGTTCTTGCGGAAACGCTCCACGAGCATAGTTGCGGTTTCGTCGTACTTCGTTTTGTCGACCCAGGTGTTCTTCGGATTGAGGACCTCGGCGGGGACACCGGAGCAGCCGGTGGGGATGTCAAGGCCGAAGAACTGGTCCTTCACGAAGGAACCGGCATTGAGGGTCCCGTCGATGGCGGCGTTGACCAGGGCGCGGGAGTAGGCGATCTTCATGCGGGAGCCGACGCCGTAGGGGCCGCCACTCCAGCCGGTGTTCACGAGCCAGCAGCTGACCCCATGCCGGGCTATTTTCTCACCGAGAAGCTTGGCGTAGACCGACGGGTGGAGCGCCATAAAGGGAGCGCCGAAGCAGGCGGAAAAGGCCGCCTGGGGCTCGGTGATCCCTGCCTCGGTACCGGCCACCTTGGCGGTGTAGCCGGAGAGGAAGTGGTACATGGCCTGGTCAGGGGTGAGCCGGGCAATGGGGGGAAGGACCCCGAAGGCGTCGCAGGTGAGCATGATGATATTGGTCGGATGTCCCCCCATCCCCGATTTCACGATGTTCGGGATGTGGGTGATGGGGTACGAGGCCCGGGTATTCTCGGTGAAGGAGTCGTCGTTCAGGTCGATGCGCCGGCTCACGGTGTCGATGGCCACGTTTTCCAGTATCGTTCCGAAGCGCCGCGTGGTCTGGTAGATCTCCGGCTCGGCCTCGGGAGAGAGGTTGATGATCTTGGCATAGCACCCCCCCTCGAAGTTGAAGACGCCGCTGTTGTCCCAGCCGTGCTCGTCGTCACCGATGAGCCGGCGCCGCGGGTCGGCGGAGAGGGTGGTCTTGCCGGTGCCGGAAAGGCCGAAGAAGACTGCCACGTCGTCTTTCTCTCCCACGTTGGCGGAGCAATGCATGGAGAGGACATTCTTGTGCTGGGGAAGGAGGTAGTTGAGGATGGTGAAGATGGATTTTTTGATCTCGCCGGCATAGCTGGTGCCGCCGATGATGATGAGCCTCTTTTCGAAGTTGACGATGATGAAGGTCTCGGTGTTGGTGCCGTCCACGGAGGGGATTGCGTGGAAAGCGGGGAGGTCGATGACCGTGAAACCCGGCTTGAAGCCGACCAACTCCTCGGGGGTTGCCCGCACGAACATGTTGCGGGCGAAGAGGGAGTGCCAGGCACGCTCAGTGATGACCCTGACCGGAAGCCGGTGGTCGGGGCTGCACCCCGCAAAGCACTCCTGAACGAAAATGTCCTTGCCATGGAGATAGGCCAGCATCCGGCCGAAGAGGGCGTCGAATTTGGCGGAGTCGAAGGGCTGGTTCACTTTGCCCCAGGCGATGTGGTCGTTGCTGGAGGGCTCATCGACAATGAACTTCTCGTTGGCTGCCCGGCCGGTGTAATGGCCGGTCTTCACCGCAACGGCGCCCAGATGGGTCACGAGCCCCTCGCCCCGCTTCACGATCTGCTCGTAGAGCACGGCGGTCGGGGGGGTCCAGTAGATGAGGTTCGCGTTGGTAATCCCATGCTCCTCGAGCCCGGTGCCTCTGGTTATGTCGTTCAGTCTCACGGTCGTCACCTCCATGGGGGATTAGGTTTTGCCCAGATAGAGAAACTGACACCTTTACTAGCACAAGAAAATATCAAGCACCAGTAAAAACCAGAAAAACCGGCACGTTAGAAGGGGGAAAACGCTTCCCGGTGAACGTGCGCCTCGCATTGACAGCAGTATCGGCGTTGCTACAATTGGGGACATCGGGAATTTCAAAGGAGGGAAATGTCAATGGCACGAAGACCATGGGTGGATCAGGAAGCGTGCATAAGCTGCGGACTCTGCGTGTCGGTCTGCCCCGGCGTATTCCGGTTCGCCGAGAACGGCAAATCGGAGGCCTACGATCCGGCAGGGGCCTCGGAGCAGGAAATCCAGCAGGCCATCGATGGCTGTCCGGTCCAGGCAATCAGTTGGAAGGAGTAGCCGCAGCAAAACAAAAAAGAGAGGAGACTGAACACCATGCAATCATGGAGATGCACCATCTGCCAGTACATTTACGACCCGGCAGCAGGGGACCCGGAAAACGGCATCGCCCCGGGAACTCCCTTTGAAGATCTGCCCGACAGCTGGGTCTGCCCCCTCTGCGGAGCGGGCAAGGAGATGTTCGAGGAAGTTTGACGACGTACCGGCAATGCCGGTCCGCTCGGGAAGAAGCCTCTCCTCACGGGGAGGCTTCTTCTATTTCCCCTTTTTCCCGGCCTTGATGATATCGATCTCGGGTTCTCCCTTCACGATCCGAACACGCCAGACGAGACCGCACTCACCGCACTCCTTGACGGGAGACTCCTCTGCAGAGAACCCCTCGGAATGAATATCGATCTCCACCGAAGTTCTATTGCCGCAATTGGGGCATTTCATCGTTCTTTCTCCTTTTTGCCGGATCTCCCCGCAGGCAGAGAGCGTGGCTCGTTCACCACAGCACAGTATAGCAGGAGGTGAGAAAAAGTCAGGGCGTCACACAAAATTTCATTAACCGAGTACGGCGAGGCATTCATCAATCACAGCAAGGAACTCCTCCAGGTCGGAACGCTGCATATCCCCCATATGGGGAATCCGGAAGGTCTTCCCCTTGATCTTGCCGTAGCCGTCGTCAAAGGCGAAGCCCCGCTCGCCAAGCATCTTTTTGAGGCTAGCAAGATCGGTGCCACGGGAGTTTACGGCACAGGTAAGGGTCATGGAACGGTAGGCCTCCTCGGCGAAGAAACCGTACCCGCGGTCCGACACCCAGCCCCGCACGAAGTCGGCCAGGGCCCGATGCCTGGCCCAGCGTTGTTCGAACCCCTCGGCGAACATCCGCTCCAGCTGCTTGTCCATGGCGTAGATCAGCGAAATGCACGGGGTGGAGGGCGTATTGTTCTTGGCGTCGCTTGCCTCGAATTCGAGGAAATCGAAGTAGTAGCCGCGCCCCTCGACGGTGCGGGCCCGGGCCAGCGCTTTTTCGCTCGCCGTAAAAACGGCAAGGCCGGGAGGAAGCGCGAAGGCCTTCTGGACGCCGAAAATGCAGCAGTCGATGCCGAGTTCATCCACCGGAATCGGGAGGGCGCTCATGGAAGAGACGGTGTCGATGATGGAGACCACATCAGGGTACTTTCGAAGCACCGCGGCGATCTCCGGCAGGGGGGACATGACGCCGGTTGATGTTTCGTTGTGGATAAGGGTAAGGCTGTCGTATTTTCCCGTGGCCAGTGCCTCGTCAACCAGTTCCGCGGTAATCGGCTTTCCCCATTCCACCTTGACCGCATCGGCCTCTTTGCCGCAACGACGCGTCACATCGTGCCACTTGTCGGAAAAAGCGCCGTTGCAGAAATTGACGCAGCGCCCTGCCACCAGGTTGCGCACCGCCCCTTCCATGGCGCCGAAGGCGCTGGAAGTCGAGAGAAAAACCTTCGCCTCGGTTGCGAGGAGCTTTTTGAGCCCCGTCGTCACCCTGCCGTGGAGAGTTGCGTACTCCGCCATCCGGTGGCCGACCATGGGGGTCGCCATTGCCTGAAGGATATCGGGATGGACCTCAACCGGTCCGGGGATAAAAAGCTTCTTTGCCATAAAGTCTCCTCGGGAAGAAGGAATCGAAACTGATACGGGGGATACGGGCCTTGCAAAGCGCCCATTCACGGTGCTATCGAGAGCTTAATAAATTAGCAAAATCCGCCCAAACTGTCAAGGGAGGCACCACACAGCAAACCACCATTTTAAGAATTCACTCATAAGCCAGACCCTCCATTCGATTTCATGCTTCCCCGGTCCGGCAAGGCTTTTATTCAAAACAATTTTTTTAGGTTTGACAAACTGCCAAGTCTGACGGTAAGTTTAAGAGCTTTGGATTCGGTGGTGTCAATACGACAACCCATTCCACAACAAAAAAGTGTTTTATTTGGAGGAAAAGGTATGGCTTTGCGCAAGACGGCAGGTTATCTCTGGAACCCGATCAGCCTCATCGGTCTGCTCCTGGCGTTCGTGGGAACCGGTCTCATCATCGCGTTCCTCGCGATGGAGATGATCACCGGGGTCGAACACCCCTACATCGGACTTCTGACCTACTTTGCCTTCCCGGGGATGCTCATCTTCGGGCTCATCCTGGTCCCGGTCGGCGCGTGGATGGTCCGGAACCGTCGGCGCAAGGAGGAGGAAGATATCCCCCCCTACCCCCGGATGGATTTCAACGATCCCCACAAGCGCCGCCTCTTCATCTTCTTCGTCCTGGCAAGCGTCATCTTCGTCCTGATCGTTTCGGTGGCGTCGATCCTCGGCTTCGAGTTCACCGAGTCGACCACCTTCTGCGGCGAACTCTGCCACACGGTCATGACTCCCGAGCACACGGCCTGGAAGAACTCTCCCCATGCACGGGTGAAATGCGTCGAGTGTCACGTGGGCCCCGGCGCCGAATGGTACGTCAAAGCGAAGATCTCCGGCCTGCGCCAAGTATGGGCCGTTGCGACCCACAGCTATCCGACCCCCATCGAGACCCCCATCGAGAACCTCCGCCCGGCGCGGGACACCTGTGAACACTGCCACTGGCCCGAGAAGTTCTATTCCGGTCGCCAGAAGATCTTCTATCACTATGCACCCAACAAGGAGAACACCCCCCGCGAGATCAACATGCTGATCAACATCGGTGGCGCTCCCAAATCGCCCCATGCCAAGGGTATCCACTGGCACATCGGCACCGAGGTCTACTACATCTCCCGGGACAAGAAGCGCCTCGACATCCCCTACATCGCGGTCAAGCAAAAGGACGGCTCCTTCGTGGAGTACATGAGCACCGAGACCCCCTTGACCAGGGACGAGATCGCCAAGGCCAAGAAGCGGCTCATGGACTGCACCGACTGCCACAACCGGCCGACCCACATCTACAAGTCGCCGGGGCAAGAGATGGACGAGCACATCGTCTCCGGGCTCATCGACCCGGCGCTCCCGTACATCAAGAAAATTGGCGTTGAACTTCTGGAGAAACCCTATAAGACCCAGCAAGAGGCCTTTACCGCCATCGCGGCGAAGCTCCCCGAGTACTACGCCACCAATTACCCGGAGGTCAGCAAGACCAAGGCCGCGGCCATCAACCAGGCGGTGACCCAGGTGAAGGATATCTACTCACGGAACTTCTTCCCCGAGATGAAGGTCTCCTGGAACACCTACCCGAACCACATCGGCCACTTCTACACCCCCGGCTGCTTCCGCTGCCACGACGGCAAGCACAAGTCCATCGACGGGAAGAAAACCATCTCCAAGGACTGCAACATGTGCCACACCATGATCAGCCAGACCCAGGAGAACATTCCGGCCGGCAAGCAGGTGAAGGACTTTGTTCACCCGGTGGATATCGGGGATGAAATCCACAAGACCAACTGCAGCGACTGCCACATGTCAGGCGGCGAAGACGTGCCGGGTGGCGGAAAGCACTAGGCACTCACTGATTTCGCTGAACAAAAAAATCCCCCCGGAGGTCAGCCACCGGGGGGATTTTTTTGTTCAGTATCCTGTTGAGCGGCCGGGAGCTACAATTCCTCGAAAACGTCCTCGTCCTTTGTTTCTTCTGTCTCCTCCGGCTCAAAATCCTCATCCATGA contains the following coding sequences:
- a CDS encoding ferredoxin; protein product: MARRPWVDQEACISCGLCVSVCPGVFRFAENGKSEAYDPAGASEQEIQQAIDGCPVQAISWKE
- a CDS encoding helicase C-terminal domain-containing protein is translated as MKRYFSEQAILDMRAAIAAAGGNEVFFLGRTDENRIVTEAEPLARGNRDAVAAIMIATSFGDVVIHNHPSGNLDPSQADIEIASLLGNQGVGFSIVDNAVERCYQAVAPFARRETERLSFPEIERIFAPAGVLAANLPGYEHREEQLRMAFAVTEAFNDDRVAVIEAGTGTGKSLAYLVPAVLWAIRNKERIVVSTNTINLQEQLIKKDIPFLQRHAGVQFRAVLVKGRSNYLCLRKLAGVKSEPSLFADDPAAGELEAIIAWSEKTAEGCRSDLSFIPKPETWEEVACEADQCGRIKCPLYARCFFYGARRQAASADVLVVNHALLMADVALRQETGYRSTAILPPFERLMVDEGHHLEDVATGHLSSQVSRQGILKLLGRLQNPRKAQRGLLPQLSAQLSREVPVELDDLYRDLAERLEEKLISRTQELAAGAVRAMDAIGLALLSHLKGKGPENGEKKLRVTPSLFGSKLWQETDDEARELAADLNTFVRELKEFLTGCGRLPEAVQEKLSGLLVDLRGVTGRLEALAADLLFFIGRDGEVCRWFEVKKGAKGIAVRLCASPLEVAASLKRTVFDAFRTVVVTSATLAVGETFDYLEGRTGIALLDRGRVTELLLASPFDYERQAFVGIPADLPEPTSRGFQEALEVALHRGLAISNGHAFVLFTSYDLLSRIHGRMAEALRRRGLTPMRQGEINRHHLLARFRKEPNAVLFGTDSFWEGVDVQGKALELVVITRLPFRVPTEPILEARADHIALRGGDPFMEYTVPQAVIKFKQGFGRLIRSREDRGAVLILDSRVLSKNYGRFFLRSLPPVRLADGGSGEVFGEMERFFSSSPS
- a CDS encoding cytochrome c3 family protein; the encoded protein is MALRKTAGYLWNPISLIGLLLAFVGTGLIIAFLAMEMITGVEHPYIGLLTYFAFPGMLIFGLILVPVGAWMVRNRRRKEEEDIPPYPRMDFNDPHKRRLFIFFVLASVIFVLIVSVASILGFEFTESTTFCGELCHTVMTPEHTAWKNSPHARVKCVECHVGPGAEWYVKAKISGLRQVWAVATHSYPTPIETPIENLRPARDTCEHCHWPEKFYSGRQKIFYHYAPNKENTPREINMLINIGGAPKSPHAKGIHWHIGTEVYYISRDKKRLDIPYIAVKQKDGSFVEYMSTETPLTRDEIAKAKKRLMDCTDCHNRPTHIYKSPGQEMDEHIVSGLIDPALPYIKKIGVELLEKPYKTQQEAFTAIAAKLPEYYATNYPEVSKTKAAAINQAVTQVKDIYSRNFFPEMKVSWNTYPNHIGHFYTPGCFRCHDGKHKSIDGKKTISKDCNMCHTMISQTQENIPAGKQVKDFVHPVDIGDEIHKTNCSDCHMSGGEDVPGGGKH
- a CDS encoding pyridoxal-phosphate-dependent aminotransferase family protein encodes the protein MAKKLFIPGPVEVHPDILQAMATPMVGHRMAEYATLHGRVTTGLKKLLATEAKVFLSTSSAFGAMEGAVRNLVAGRCVNFCNGAFSDKWHDVTRRCGKEADAVKVEWGKPITAELVDEALATGKYDSLTLIHNETSTGVMSPLPEIAAVLRKYPDVVSIIDTVSSMSALPIPVDELGIDCCIFGVQKAFALPPGLAVFTASEKALARARTVEGRGYYFDFLEFEASDAKNNTPSTPCISLIYAMDKQLERMFAEGFEQRWARHRALADFVRGWVSDRGYGFFAEEAYRSMTLTCAVNSRGTDLASLKKMLGERGFAFDDGYGKIKGKTFRIPHMGDMQRSDLEEFLAVIDECLAVLG
- the pckA gene encoding phosphoenolpyruvate carboxykinase (ATP) — encoded protein: MRLNDITRGTGLEEHGITNANLIYWTPPTAVLYEQIVKRGEGLVTHLGAVAVKTGHYTGRAANEKFIVDEPSSNDHIAWGKVNQPFDSAKFDALFGRMLAYLHGKDIFVQECFAGCSPDHRLPVRVITERAWHSLFARNMFVRATPEELVGFKPGFTVIDLPAFHAIPSVDGTNTETFIIVNFEKRLIIIGGTSYAGEIKKSIFTILNYLLPQHKNVLSMHCSANVGEKDDVAVFFGLSGTGKTTLSADPRRRLIGDDEHGWDNSGVFNFEGGCYAKIINLSPEAEPEIYQTTRRFGTILENVAIDTVSRRIDLNDDSFTENTRASYPITHIPNIVKSGMGGHPTNIIMLTCDAFGVLPPIARLTPDQAMYHFLSGYTAKVAGTEAGITEPQAAFSACFGAPFMALHPSVYAKLLGEKIARHGVSCWLVNTGWSGGPYGVGSRMKIAYSRALVNAAIDGTLNAGSFVKDQFFGLDIPTGCSGVPAEVLNPKNTWVDKTKYDETATMLVERFRKNFEQYRSYVSAGVAEVM
- the rd gene encoding rubredoxin — translated: MQSWRCTICQYIYDPAAGDPENGIAPGTPFEDLPDSWVCPLCGAGKEMFEEV